The Polaribacter sp. MED152 region GAATATTATAACAAAAATAAAAAATTATTAAAAAGAACGTTAAAACAAAGTTGCTGATAGCCAAAAGTTTAAAAAACAGATTTAGAAATTAAAATGATGATAAAGTAGGTAATAAAGAATTTAAAAAAGTAAAGTTTTTATACTTTTCTTAATTCATTCACGCTCCAATATGCCAAAACTTTTTCAATTTTTTTGACATAATCCTCATATTTAAGTGGCTTTAATACATAACCAGACATCCCTGTTTTGTAACATTCAATTAGGTCTGATTGATTACTAGAAGTAGTTAATATTACTGTAGGAATATGTAACAATTCCTCATTAGCTTTAATGATTTTCAAAAATTCAATTCCGCTAATTTTAGGCATGTTAAGATCTAATAAAATTAAATCTGGTATGTTTGATTTATCTTCTAAAAATTTTAGAGCTTCCTCTCCATTCTTTGCCTCATGAAGCGTATGGTTTAATTTTAATAATGAAATGGTTCTTTTCATTTTCATTATTTCGATTAAATTATCTTCTACAAGTAATATTTTAAGGTTTTTTTCCAACTCTGCAATTTTTGTTTTAATATTAACTACAGCAAAGTAAATCTAAACTAATTTACTTTATTAAAATTAGTGTTAGAAAGTAATTTGCATTCGATTAAATACCAATAAGTGTCGACGAATGAAATTTAACTTTATTTAAGAGACTAAACTATTTATATAATCGTAAATCTCTCCTTTAGAAATTGAACTACCTTTTTCTATTAAATCAAAGATTTCTAAATTTCTTTCACCATTGTAAGATTTACTTCCTTTAAAAATTTCTACAGAATTGTCCATAGGGTTTTGCATGAGCCATTCAAAACCTTTTTGCTCTAATAAATTAATATCCCAATTGACTTTAATAGCAATTCTGTGAATTTGTTCATCTTCACATTTAAACAAGTTTGCAGAAGTTTTAGAAAAATGTTCTACATAGTTTACTTTTGTTAAAACATCATCCCAAACCAAATCCGAAAAAATATTCATTTCTTCTTCTGCTACCTTAGGTTTATTGGTCTTAATATCTTGCCATTCTTTTACGTCTATACTTTGTGTTGCTAAAAACTGAGCAAACTCTTTATGCAAACTTTCAAATTGTTCTTTGGTAAGTTGTCTATATTTCATTTTGTTCCATTAAAAAACCGCTCAAAAAGTTTTGAGCGGTTCAAATATCTATTTATTATTTTGGTTTAGAAAATATAACGTAAACCAATTTGTGCTTGCCATCTAGATTGTAAACTACTATCAAAAGCAAACGTGTCTGTTAACGTTTCATCAAAAGTATAAGTTGGTTGCAATGTATTAGCATCAACAGAAACTCCTAATGGTTGTACATTTCTTGGTTGTTGAACAACACCCCAATCTGAATTAATTAAGTTACCAAGGTTTAAAATATCTAAACTTATTTGAATAGTATTTTCTTTACCATCTGCAACATTAAAGTTAAAGTCTTGTAATACTTTTAAATCCCAACGACCTCTCCATGGAGCTAAAGCACCATATCTTTCTACATACTGCCCTCTTCTTTCACTTAAATAATCATCTTGCTGAATGTAAGATTCAAATGCAGCAGCTTGTCCTGCACCTGTAAACTGCATTGAATTTAATTCTGATGCTGTTGGTACATATAATAAATCATTTACAGAAGAACCATCGTTATTGATGTCTCCTCCATAAGTATAATTAAATCTACCTCCTTTAGCATATTCAAAGAATGTAGTAAAAGTTGTTGGAGCTTTTTCTCCAAAAAAGTTGAACTTCTTAGAAGCAACACCAATAATTCTATGTGTATCTCCATATTTAGAGTACGCTAAAACATCGTTGTTAGCATTTCCTACAACTGGATTAAATGCGAATGCATCTCCTGTAATTTCAGCTTCAATTGAGTTTACATCTTTTGAGTTTAAGTAACTATATGCAATGTTTGTATACAAACCGTTGTCAAACGTCTTTTCTACTTTAGTAGTAAAGTTGTAAGTTCTACCTTTATTTGAGTTTGTAAATACATAACCATTGTTACCTTTATCTGAGTCTAAATAATATGCTCTATTATCTGCACCAGATAAGTTTCCTGTAGGATTTCTTAATCCCCAGTTTTGTACATGTGCACCATTGATATCTTTACTGTAAGATAAATCTGTAGAGATTACATAGTTGCTTTCTAATTTATAATCTACACCAATGTTGGTTCTCCAAACTTGTGGAAATTGAAAATCTGGATCAACTGCTTGATAAAAGAAAGCCTCTGGATTTGCAATTTGGTTTCCAATCCAAACAAAAGGCAATCTACCTGTAAAGATACCTGTTCCTCCTCTTAATTGTAATTTTCCTTCTCCATTAGCATCCCAGTTAAACCCTAATCTTGGAGAAAATAACCACTTGTCTGTTGGCATTTTTCTGTTATCTAAAGTAACTTCTTGTTGTGTATTTGGATTGTAATAAGGAATATCAGGAGCAAAACAACATGCATTATCTATAACATCTTGCGCTTTCTGAGTTGTATCAAAGAATAAAGGTTTGTCAAAACGTACTCCGTAAGTAATTTTTAAATCATCACTTGCATTCCATTCGTCCTGCACATAAAAAGCCAATTGACCTACATTAGTTTCTGCTAATGCAAAACCACCAGGATTTCCTGTACCATTTGCTAATCTTGAATTGTTTGCAGCAATTGCAGCATCAAATTGTGCTTGATAGTTTGCTACTAAAGCAGCTTCTGCTGTTGGGTTACCCACTGTGTTTCTAAAGTCTGCAATATCTCCTGAAGGGAAAAATACACCTTGAGCACCAAAAGCACCTAAGTTAAAAGAGTTATCAAACATAAATTTCTCAAAAGAAAAACCAACTGTATAAGTATGATCTCCTTTAAAAAAGCTCATGTTATTTGTAATTTGTAATACTTTTTGATCTAACTTGTTATTAATAGAAAATGGTTCATGCCCAGCAATGATGTAATTAGAACCTCCATTTAATAAAGTAATTGATGGTGCTGGAGTAGATAATGGCGTTCTAAAATCATCAAAATGAGTATACCCAACTTGAAGTTTGTTAGAAGTTTCATCATTAAAAGTTGAATTTAATTCTACTAAGAATGAATTGATATTATTATTTATTTGATAACCTGCATTCTCAAATTGTAACGTAGTTGCATTTGGCCCTCTAAAACCTAATGCTGTTGGGTGTGCTGGTTTTTCTTTAGATGCTATTAAAAAATTGTATACAAAGGCTAATCTATGATTTTCATTAATATTCCAATCTAACTTAAATAAACCTTTCGTTGAATTTGCATCGTAAGTAAACCCTTCATAAGCCCCTGGGTTATATGTTTGGCCATTTCCAATATTAACCTGGCTTAAAATACTACTTACTAATTGTAAGTCAGATTCTAAAACTCTAGACTCGTTTAGTGCTCCAGAACCTGTATTTGGTACAAATGAAGAACCTAATTCAGTAACTTCATCTTTCTCAAAATTGGCAAAAAAGAATAATTTATTTTTAATAATTGGCCCTCCAATACTAACTCCATACTGATTTTGAGTTAAACTTGGTTTGAAAACATCTTGACCATTGATTTTACCTCCTGTTAAATCTTCGTTTCTGTAAAAACCATAAACAGTTCCACGAAACTCATTTGTACCACTTTTTGTAACTGCATCTACAGAAGCTCCTGTAAATCCTGATTGAGTAACATCATAAGGTGCTACAGAAACAGAAATTTGTTCAATTGCATCTAAAGAAATTGGCTGAGCGTTCGTTTGTCCTCCTGGTGTTGCAGCATCTAATCCAAAAGGATTATTAAAAATAGAACCGTCTAAAGAAAAGTTGTTAAACTGATCGTTTCTACCCCCAAAAGAACCATTACTTGCTGTAGGCTCTAACCTAGTAAAATCTGATGCTGATCTAGAAATTGTAGGCAAAACTTTTAATTGAGTAGCTGTTACACTTGTTTGTGCTCCAGTTCTATCATTATTAAAAATTTTATTTTTTGCAGAGGAAATAACAATCTCGTCTAAAGATTCTCCTTCTTCTACTAATTTTGCATCAATGTTTGTTGTTTTACCTAAGGTTAAATAAACATCATTAACTACTTGTTCTTTAAAACCTAAATAACTAAAAGTAATTTTATACGGTCCTCCAACTCTTAAGTTTAAAACGGTATACCTACCATTATCTTGAGCAGTTGTTCCTCTTAACGTACCTGTTGGAACATGTAAAACAGAAATTGTAGCCCCAAAAAGTGCTTCTCCTGTTTCGTCTGTAACAGTACCTTTAATTTTAGATGTTGTAACCTGTGCAAACAGAACAACATTTAACATTAAAAATAATGTTGTGAAAAATAATTTTTTGTTCATTTAATTTTGAATTTAAATTAGAATTTGAATTTAATTTCGGCAAAAGTAATAAAAACAAAAAACGCTTACTACAATAGTAAGCGTTTTTTTTAACGTTTAGTTAACAGTTTATTAACTATTCTGAAACTACTTCAAAATTAATATCTGCAACTACCTCTCTATGTAATCTAACAGATGCTTCATAAACTCCTAATCTTTTTACAGAACCACCAACAACTTTAATAAATTTCTTGTCGATTTCTGTTCCTTCTTTTGCTAAAGCTGCAGCTAAATCTATGTTGTTTACAGAACCAAATAATTTGTCTCCTGAACCAGTTTTAGATGCAATTTTAATATCATATCCTTTAATTGTTTCTGCAACTTTGTTTGCATCTTCAATTAATTTAGCTTCTTTATAAGCACGTTGTTTTAAATTCTCTGCTAAAACTTTCTTTGCAGATGTAGTAGCTAAAACTGCTTGTCCTGTAGGGATTAAAAAGTTTCTACCATAACCGTTTTTCACGTCTACGATGTCATCTTTAAATCCTAAATTTTCTACGTCTTGTCTTAAAATCAATTCCATGTCTCTACCTCTTTATTATTTTAACATATCTCCAACGTAAGGCATTAACGCTAAATGACGCGCTCTTTTAATTGCTTGCGCAACTTTACGTTGATACTTTAATGAAGTTCCTGTTAAACGTCTAGGTAAGATTTTACCTTGCTCGTTTACTAAATACATTAAGAAGTCTGCATCTTTATAATCGATATACTTAATACCTTTTTTCTTAAATCTACAGTATTTAGCTTCTTTTTTAGTTTCAATGTCTAATGGTGTTAAATATCTTACATCTGCAGATTTACCACCTTTTGCTTGTTGTTCTATTGATGCCATACCTTATTTTTTAGTAGATTTAACACGTTCTCTTCTTTTCTCTGCCCATGCAGCTGCATGTTTGTCTAGTCTTACAGTTAAATAACGCATAACGCTATCGTCTCTTCTAAACTCTAATTCAAAAGCAGTAATTTCTTCTCCTGCAATTTTAAATTCAAATAAGTGATAAAAACCACTTTTCTTTTTTTGAATTGGGTAAGCTAATTTTTTTAAGCCCCAATCTTCTTTAGAAATCATTTCGGCACCTTTAGAAACCAAATAGTCATTAAACTTTTGTACTGTTTCCTTTATCTGAGTATCAGATAAAACGGGATTCAAAATGAAAACAGTTTCGTAATGATTCATAATTAAAAATTTATTGTTTATTTTTAAGGGTGCAAATATAATAACTTTTTTCTATTTAACACATAAATAAGCCATTTATAATTAAGTAATTTATTGACTGCTAATTAAACCTAAAACACTGAAATGCAAATACCTGAAATACCAGATTTAATTCATTATGCGATTCCTTTTTTTGTAGCTACTGTAATCTTAGAAATAGTACTTACTATTAAAGTTAAAATGCAGGAATACGAATATAAAGATGCAGGAACCTCAATTATTATGGGTTTAGGGAACGTATTTATAGGTTTATTTACAAAAGCACTTGTATTAAGTTTGTTTTATTTCTTTTATCAATTCAGAGTTTTTACCATTCCTTTTGCACTTTGGTCTTGGGTTGTTTTATTATTTGCTGAAGACTTCTGTTATTATTGGTTTCACAGAATTAGTCATGAAAGTAGGTTTTTTTGGGCTAGCCATGTTGTCCATCACTCTTCTAAAGAATATAATCTTAGCACAGCTTTAAGGCAAACTTGGTCTGGTAGTTTTTTTAGCTTTATTTTCTGGATTCCATTAGTTGTCATTGGTTTTCATCCAATTATGGTTTTGGTTCAGATGTCTGTAAGTTTAATCTACCAATACTGGATTCATACCAAATTAATTGATAAAATGCCAAGATGGTTTGAAGCCATTTTTAATACTCCCAGTCATCATAGAGTGCATCATGCAACAAATGCTCAGTATTTAGATAGAAATCATGCTGGAATATTTATTATCTGGGATAAATTATTCAACACTTACGAACCTGAGGTTGAAGAACCTGTCTATGGTTTGGTAGCCAATATAGATACATATAATCCTATTAAAGTAGCTTTTTTAGAGTGGTATCAAATGTTTAAAGATGCTTTTACAACTAAAACTTCTTTAAGGAATAGGCTTAATTACTTTATAAAACCTCCTGGATGGAAACATGATGGTTCTAGCATTTTATCATCTGACTTAAGAAAATCTTGGGAAGAAAAAAGAGATAAGTAAAACTACTTATCTCTTTTTTAAAATAAACAATTCTTGAATTATTCAAAAATACCTTCTAGTTCTTTATAAGTAATTTCACCTTTTACAATATTTAATCCTTTTGCTAAACTTTCATCGGTTTCACAGGCCTTTTCCCAACCTAAATTAGCCAATTTTAATATATAAGATAAAGTTACATTGGTTAATGCCATAGTTGATGTGTAAGGCACAGCACCTGGCATATTTGCGACACAATAGTGTACTACATCATCTATAATATAGGTAGGCTCTTCATGTGTGGTTGCTTTTGTTGTTTCAAAACATCCACCTTGATCTACTGCTACATCTACAACAACAGTACCTGGCCTCATTTCTTTAAGCATATCTTTAGTAATTAATTTTGGAGCTTTACCTCCTTTAACTAAAACACCACCCACTATTAAATCGTGAGTTTTGATATGTTGACGAATACTATACTCACTAGAAAAACCAGTAATTACATGATTTGGTAATACATCATTCACATAACGCAAACGTTTCATATTAATATCTAAAATGGTAACATGAGCACCTAAACCTGCTGCCATTTTTGCTGCTTGCACTCCAACAACACCTGCGCCTAAAATTAACACTTTACCTGGTGTAACACCTGGAACACCACCCAATAAAATCCCTCTACCCTTCACAGGTTTTTCTAAATATTTTGCTCCTTGCTGTATAGACATTCTTCCTGCAACTTCAGACATTGGTGTTAATAATGGTAAGGTACCCTCTGAATCTTCTACAGTTTCATAGGCAATACAAATAGACTTACTTTCTATCATTGCCTTTGTTAAAGGCTCACTAGATGCAAAATGGAAATAAGTAAAAACAATTTGATTTTCTTTAATTAAAGGATATTCTGAAGCTATTGGCTCTTTTACCTTTACAATCATTTCGCTTTTAGCGTAAACATCTTCTATAGTAGGTAAAATTTCTGCTCCAACTTCTAGGTAATCTTCATCAAAAAAACCACTTCCTTCACCAGCTGTAGATTGTACATAGACTGTATGATTATTTTTTACTAAGGCAAAAACACCTGCTGGTGTCATACCTACTCTACTTTCGTTATTTTTAATTTCTTTTGGAATACCAACTATCATCTTTAAGGTTTAAAAAATATAGACTAAAAGTAATAGGATTATTTAATATAATCTAAAATAGAATTCTGATTTTAAAAACTTTTATCATATCAACAAAAAAGCTTTTAGAAAATCATAAATCAATAATTATTTAGCACAAAAAAAGTCAATGTAATTACATTGACTTTTTGATAATATTGTTTTTAAAGATTAGTTTAAATCTAAACGAATTCCCATTGAAATATTTCTAGTTTCAGAGTTCTTAAATAATGGATTTAAATCATATTTTACATAAAAACTAGTTGATTTGTAACCAATATAACTGCTAATACCATAGTTAAATGTATTCATATTAAAGTTATCATATTGCACTTGTTTTGTTTCTACACCTGCAGCATCTGCAAACTCTAAATATTGTCGTGTACCCAATTTAAAACCAAAGAATCCACCAACTCCCAAACGTACAGATTCGTTTGTTCTATCTCTAACTCTACCATCTTTGTACACCTTGTTTCTAGATAAATCCCATTCTAAATGTAAAGGGAAAATCATTTGTACATGACGTAATCTACTTTCTGAAAGTGGATCTCCAAAGTCTTGAATTTCAGTCATATCTCCATTTTTAACGTGAATTCTATTGTCTTCTAATCTTAAGTTATTCCAAAGAAAAGAGAAACCATACTTTACATATAACTGAGATGGTTTTCTAGAAAAACGTGTTTTCCAAGTAAAGCCAAGTTCATAAAAACGAGATCTCCAAAATTGATATTCAGAATCATTTAAAGAAGATAATTCATTATCATTCAAAACATTATTAACACCCATTGCAAAAACGAATTGAGTTGTAGTTGTTCTTTGATGTTTATTTTTGTAGCTCCATCTTTCTTCTCTTTTTTTATTGCGCTCTTCAATGTCTCCTTCAGAAATATTTAGTTTAAAAACCTTATTACCTATTGTAAAGGTATTATCTTCATCTTCATTAGTAATTGAGTCTTCTGAACTTGCAATTTTACCATTAGTCTTTGCTTGTACTAAAATTTGCAACAACGCTTCTTGCTCTCCTACTAATTTTTCTATTCTCTCTGCATGATATTCTGCAGCCTCCTTCTTTAAATCATCAGCAGTATCTTTTGTTATTTTGCCTCCAGCCAAACGTTTATCGATGTTTAATACCTTAGCCTTTAATGAGTCTTTTTGCTGTTTTGTTATTAACTCTATTCTTTTAGAAATTTTGGCAACTTCTTTCTCAAATGTTTTTTCTTGAGATTGCATCATAGTTGTACATAACACAACTAATATTAGTAGTATTCCTTTCATTTTTATTGATTTTAAGATTGTTAGATTATTTTATTTTGTAGAATTAATTAATCGTTTCTACTGGCAATTGCAGAGGCAATATCTGATACTTTGCTTTTTAATGATTTTAAGAAATTATTCTGAAAATCGTCATCATCTATTGTTCTTTCTACTTCTGCTAAAATGGTATTAGGATTAACTTTTA contains the following coding sequences:
- a CDS encoding response regulator — its product is MEKNLKILLVEDNLIEIMKMKRTISLLKLNHTLHEAKNGEEALKFLEDKSNIPDLILLDLNMPKISGIEFLKIIKANEELLHIPTVILTTSSNQSDLIECYKTGMSGYVLKPLKYEDYVKKIEKVLAYWSVNELRKV
- the rpsR gene encoding 30S ribosomal protein S18; translated protein: MASIEQQAKGGKSADVRYLTPLDIETKKEAKYCRFKKKGIKYIDYKDADFLMYLVNEQGKILPRRLTGTSLKYQRKVAQAIKRARHLALMPYVGDMLK
- the ald gene encoding alanine dehydrogenase encodes the protein MIVGIPKEIKNNESRVGMTPAGVFALVKNNHTVYVQSTAGEGSGFFDEDYLEVGAEILPTIEDVYAKSEMIVKVKEPIASEYPLIKENQIVFTYFHFASSEPLTKAMIESKSICIAYETVEDSEGTLPLLTPMSEVAGRMSIQQGAKYLEKPVKGRGILLGGVPGVTPGKVLILGAGVVGVQAAKMAAGLGAHVTILDINMKRLRYVNDVLPNHVITGFSSEYSIRQHIKTHDLIVGGVLVKGGKAPKLITKDMLKEMRPGTVVVDVAVDQGGCFETTKATTHEEPTYIIDDVVHYCVANMPGAVPYTSTMALTNVTLSYILKLANLGWEKACETDESLAKGLNIVKGEITYKELEGIFE
- the rplI gene encoding 50S ribosomal protein L9, encoding MELILRQDVENLGFKDDIVDVKNGYGRNFLIPTGQAVLATTSAKKVLAENLKQRAYKEAKLIEDANKVAETIKGYDIKIASKTGSGDKLFGSVNNIDLAAALAKEGTEIDKKFIKVVGGSVKRLGVYEASVRLHREVVADINFEVVSE
- the rpsF gene encoding 30S ribosomal protein S6 produces the protein MNHYETVFILNPVLSDTQIKETVQKFNDYLVSKGAEMISKEDWGLKKLAYPIQKKKSGFYHLFEFKIAGEEITAFELEFRRDDSVMRYLTVRLDKHAAAWAEKRRERVKSTKK
- a CDS encoding TonB-dependent receptor; translated protein: MNKKLFFTTLFLMLNVVLFAQVTTSKIKGTVTDETGEALFGATISVLHVPTGTLRGTTAQDNGRYTVLNLRVGGPYKITFSYLGFKEQVVNDVYLTLGKTTNIDAKLVEEGESLDEIVISSAKNKIFNNDRTGAQTSVTATQLKVLPTISRSASDFTRLEPTASNGSFGGRNDQFNNFSLDGSIFNNPFGLDAATPGGQTNAQPISLDAIEQISVSVAPYDVTQSGFTGASVDAVTKSGTNEFRGTVYGFYRNEDLTGGKINGQDVFKPSLTQNQYGVSIGGPIIKNKLFFFANFEKDEVTELGSSFVPNTGSGALNESRVLESDLQLVSSILSQVNIGNGQTYNPGAYEGFTYDANSTKGLFKLDWNINENHRLAFVYNFLIASKEKPAHPTALGFRGPNATTLQFENAGYQINNNINSFLVELNSTFNDETSNKLQVGYTHFDDFRTPLSTPAPSITLLNGGSNYIIAGHEPFSINNKLDQKVLQITNNMSFFKGDHTYTVGFSFEKFMFDNSFNLGAFGAQGVFFPSGDIADFRNTVGNPTAEAALVANYQAQFDAAIAANNSRLANGTGNPGGFALAETNVGQLAFYVQDEWNASDDLKITYGVRFDKPLFFDTTQKAQDVIDNACCFAPDIPYYNPNTQQEVTLDNRKMPTDKWLFSPRLGFNWDANGEGKLQLRGGTGIFTGRLPFVWIGNQIANPEAFFYQAVDPDFQFPQVWRTNIGVDYKLESNYVISTDLSYSKDINGAHVQNWGLRNPTGNLSGADNRAYYLDSDKGNNGYVFTNSNKGRTYNFTTKVEKTFDNGLYTNIAYSYLNSKDVNSIEAEITGDAFAFNPVVGNANNDVLAYSKYGDTHRIIGVASKKFNFFGEKAPTTFTTFFEYAKGGRFNYTYGGDINNDGSSVNDLLYVPTASELNSMQFTGAGQAAAFESYIQQDDYLSERRGQYVERYGALAPWRGRWDLKVLQDFNFNVADGKENTIQISLDILNLGNLINSDWGVVQQPRNVQPLGVSVDANTLQPTYTFDETLTDTFAFDSSLQSRWQAQIGLRYIF
- a CDS encoding sterol desaturase family protein; its protein translation is MQIPEIPDLIHYAIPFFVATVILEIVLTIKVKMQEYEYKDAGTSIIMGLGNVFIGLFTKALVLSLFYFFYQFRVFTIPFALWSWVVLLFAEDFCYYWFHRISHESRFFWASHVVHHSSKEYNLSTALRQTWSGSFFSFIFWIPLVVIGFHPIMVLVQMSVSLIYQYWIHTKLIDKMPRWFEAIFNTPSHHRVHHATNAQYLDRNHAGIFIIWDKLFNTYEPEVEEPVYGLVANIDTYNPIKVAFLEWYQMFKDAFTTKTSLRNRLNYFIKPPGWKHDGSSILSSDLRKSWEEKRDK
- a CDS encoding DUF6495 family protein; the encoded protein is MKYRQLTKEQFESLHKEFAQFLATQSIDVKEWQDIKTNKPKVAEEEMNIFSDLVWDDVLTKVNYVEHFSKTSANLFKCEDEQIHRIAIKVNWDINLLEQKGFEWLMQNPMDNSVEIFKGSKSYNGERNLEIFDLIEKGSSISKGEIYDYINSLVS